The DNA region TCTGTTTTAAAAAAATATGTTCAAATAGGTTTTATAGGTCCTAATTCTTATGCTGATCGAGTTCAATCCGGTACACATAAATTATTTCATTATACTTCTTTTGAAGAATGGGATTATCAAATTAAAAATGATTTAGGAATCCAGCTATACGGGATTTATTCAAAGCCAATTTTGCATTCAATCCAAAACAATACTTTTGATTTTAATTGGCAATCTGAGGCTAAAATAGGTACCGTATTTAACTCCCTTTCAACAACTGTTGTTGCTAGAATTGGATTTAAAAAATTGTTGCCAATTTCTGATTCCAATTTTTACGGTGCTTCCATAAGTAGGGGTAAGAGTTTAAATGAAACAGAGTTTTATTTTTACATGGTACCTTCGTTCAATGTTCAGTTTTACGATGCAACAATTCAAGGCGGCCTTTTTAATAATGATAGTCCAGTAACTTTTGATATTAAGCCTTTTCGATTTAATGGTGAGGCTGGTTTAAGATACCGAAAAAACAATTGGAATCTATCCTATGCTTTTGTCTATAGAGGAAAAGAAGTGAAATTTCATAGAAACATAGGTTATTTTTATGGGTCTATTATGCTGTCTTATCTTTTTTAAGTTCTATTTATATTTATAGTAAAATAATTTTTTAAAAATAAAGGATTAGTTTTATTATTCAGAAATGATTTTTGATCTTTAAAAATGCATTTATGAATAAAATATTTAATAAATTAGTTCTGCTAAACTCAAATCTAAACTCATTACAATGTGTAAATTCTGGACGGTAATCCTTATTGTTTTTTCTCCATTCTTTTTGTATTCTCAAGTTGAAATTGACTCATTGTTAAATGAATTAGATACTACAATTGATAAGAGCGAATTGTATCATAAAAGAAAAGAAGTTGAAATTAATAAATTAAGAAGTTTATTAAAACTAACTACTTCAAATGTACATAAGTATGAAATTTATGAGAAATTGTATAATCAATATAGAGCGTATCAATCGGATTCGGCCTTAAACTATGCCCGAAAAAGTCTTGTAGTCGCTAATACATTAAAAGATTTAACAAAGATTAATACCTCAAAGCTTAATTTATCCTCTATTATGGGGACTTTAGGTATGTATAAGGAGGCAACAGAAATACTAACTAATTTAGATATTAGTTCAACTCCTGAAATCAAAAGTTTTTATTATGGGGTAAATAGTTCAGTTTATCTCTACATGTCTGAATATGCTGCTTCTAAGCAGGAAAAAGACAAATATGTGCAGTTAACCAAGCAATTTCGCGATTCTATTTTTAAATATGATCCGGTTAATTCAGGTTCATACATTATAACTCAGTCTAATAAATTTTTTCAACAAGGAAAATATGATGAAATGCTTCGTGATTTGGAGTCTTATTTTCCAAAAATGAATAATAATAATCCTGATAAATCAGTTGTAGCTTATATGATTTCTGAGGCTTACCAGCGCAAAAAAGATTTTGATCAGGAAAAAAAATGGCTTATTATTTCGGCAATACATGATTTACAGTTAGAAAAGAAAGAATATATCTCCCTTCGTTCACTAGCATTTATTATGTATAAAGAAGGAGATATTGATAGGGCATATAAGTATATCAAACGTTCTTTAGAAGATGCTCTTTTTGCAATGCACGTTTGCGAACGTATGAAATATCGCGAATGCTCCCTATTATTAATGAGGCCTATCAAAAACAAAACGATACCAATAACAAGCAATTAACTGTCTTTTTGGTTAGTGCCAGTATTTTGTCATTGTTTTTAATGGTTGTTTTGTTTATGTTATTTAAACAAATGAAAAAATTATCAAGAGCAAAACAGGAAATTAGTTCGGCAAATGGCCAATTAATCACATTGAATAATGAATTGCATCTTTTTAATGAAAAACTCAATGAAACTAATAATACGCTCAAAGAAGCTAATTTGGTAAAAGAAATATATATTGGCAGATATATGGATCAGTGTTCGGTCTATATCAGTAAATTAGACGAATACCGACGAAAATTAAACGTAATTGTTTCGAGTGGAAAAACAGGCGAGCTTGTAAAAGCCATAAAATCAAAAGAATTTATTGAAGAAGAATTAAAAGAATTCTATCATAATTTTGACAAAACATTTTTATTGCTTTTTCCTGATTTTATTGAAGAATTTAATAGTTTATTGACAGATAATGAAGATATTAAATTAAAGCCGGGAGAATTAATGAATACAGAATTACGAATTTTTGCTTTGATTCGTTTAGGAATATCCGATAGTGCTAAAATAGCTGAATTTTTACGTTACTCTTTGTCTACCATTTATAATTACAGGACTAAATTAAGAAACAAAGCTTTGGGACCTCGTGATGAGTTTGAAGCAAATGTGATGCGGATAGGGACAAATAAATAATAAATTGTTTTTTTATTGCAGCCTCATTGCCTTTTTAGGGTATTGAGGCTGTTTTTTTATACTACAGAAGTACTACTTTTTTTTTGTGAATTAAAAATATAAATAATTTATAATTAGTTTTTTATGTTTTGTTTTGGTAGTTTTGAACTACCAAATTTAGTTAATGAAAATATGCAGGATAAAATCAATATAATTTTGGTTAGCTAAGATTTATCAAAGCATAGTATTAATTATTAACTCAACCAAAAATGAAAAAATTCTTTTTATTAACCCTGTTGTGTGTTGCATTCAATAGTGTTGTAGCACAACAGCTAAAATCGCCCAATCAAAAATTGCAAATGGAATTTTCTTTGCAAAGTGATGGTACACCAAGTTACAGCTTGAATTACAAAGGTAAAGTAGTAATAAAACCAAGTAAATTAGGTTTGGAACTGAAAAATGATTCCAAATCATTATTAAATGATTTTACAATTGTTGATTCAAAGACTACTACTTTTGATGAAACCTGGAAACCGGTTTGGGGTGAAGTGGCCAGTATTCGTAATCACTATAACGAATTGGCAGTGACCTTAAATCAAAAAGCAACTAACAGACAAATAATTATTCGTTTTCGTCTGTTTAATGAAGGTTTAGGATTCCGTTATGAATTCCCTTTACAAAAGAATCTGACTTATTTTGTTATTAAAGAAGAACGTAGTCAGTTTGCAATGAATGGCGATCATACTGCTTTTTGGATCCCTGGAGATTACGATACGCAAGAGTATGATTATACTACTTCAAAATTATCTGAAATCAGAAGTCTGACTCAAAAAGCCACTACCGAGAATGTATCTCAACAATCCTTTTCGCCTACTGGTGTGCAAACAGCTTTGATGATGAAAACTGCCGATGGATTATACATCAACTTACATGAAGCAGCATTAATCAACTATTCATGTATGCACTTGAATTTGGATGACAAAAATATGGTTTTCGAATCATGGTTAACCCCTGACGCTAAAGGTGATAAAGGCTATATGCAGGCGCCTTGTAAAACGCCTTGGAGAACTGTAATGGTTAGTGATGATGCCAGAGAAATTTTGGCTTCAAAAATGACTTTAAATCTTAATGATCCATGTAAAATTGAAGATACTTCTTGGATTAAACCGGTAAAATATATTGGCGTTTGGTGGGAAATGATCACCGGAAAAAGTACTTGGGCTTATACAGATGAATATCCAACTGTTGAGTTAGGAGTAACTGATTTTTCCAAAGCAAAACCAAATGGTAAACACGGTGCTAATACCGCTAATGTAAAAAAACATATTGATTTTGCTGCCGCAAATGGATTTGACGCTGTTCTTGTTGAAGGTTGGAATGAAGGCTGGGAAGATTGGTTTGGTCATTCTAAAGATTATGTTTTTGATTTTGTGACTCCTTATCCGGATTTTGATGTAAAAGGGATTCACGAATATGCCAAATCAAAAGGAATTAAAATGATTATGCATCATGAAACTTCAGGTTCTACGCGTAATTACGAACGCCACATGGATAAAGCGTATCAGTTTATGAAAGACAATGGTTATGATGCAGTAAAAAGTGGCTATGTAGGCCCAATTCTTCCACGTGGTGAAAATCATTACAACCAATGGATTGTAAATCATTACCAATATGCTGTAGAAAAAGCTGCCGATTATAAAATAATGGTGAATGCACACGAAGCAATTCGTCCAACAGGAATTTGCAGAACCTATCCAAATTTAATCGGAAATGAATCGGCTAGAGGTACAGAATATCAAGCATTTGGAGGGTCTAAACCTAATCACGTTACCATTCTTCCTTTTACTCGTTTAATTGGTGGGCCAATGGATTATACTCCTGGAATTTTTGAAATGGATATTAGCAAACTTAATCCTGAAAACACTTCTCACATAAACAGTACGTTGGCTAATCAATTAGCATTGTATCTTACAATGTATAGCCCTTTACAAATGGCGGGCGATTTACTTGAGAATTACAACCGTTTTCCAGATGCTTTTCAATTTATTAAAGACGTGGCAGTAGATTGGAGTGATAGCCGATATTTAGAAGCTGAACCAGGAGAATATATTACTGTTGCCAGAAAAGCTAAGGGGACTAATAATTGGTTTGTTGGTAATGTAAATGGCGAAACTGCTCGTACATCTACCATAAGTTTTGATTTCCTTGAAAAAGGTAAAAAATATGAAGCTACAATTTATGCTGATGCAAAAAATGCTCATTACAAAACAAATCCACAGGCGTACACAATTCGAAAAATGAATGTGACTAATAAAACGAAGTTGAGCCAATTGTCAGTACCTGCAGGAGGATACGCAATTAGTATAATCGAAAAAAGTAATTAATAAAGTAGAATAGTAGTTGGTTAATATAGTGAAGGTTGCTATAGTCTGACTATATTGGTTCAAGAGGCTATCTCATTTTTGTGAGATAGCCTCTTTTTTTTGTCCATATTCAGTCAACTTACTATTTTTTTCTTAAGTGAATTTTAGTATCAACTGTAAATTATATGTAAAGCAGTTAGTGATTCAGTCATTGTATTTGGGTAATAAGGCTTTTATTGTTTCAATTTTCAACTTTTTTTCAATTTAAAAAATAGTTTAATAGTAATACTAATGAAAAGCTGATTTAAATACGAAATGAATCCTTTTTTGAGCCTTTTTTACGCTGTTAAAACCTTGTTTTTTTGTTTTTTTTGACATAAAAGAGGCTTGATACTCAGTGAAATAATTTTTTCAAAATATTTTTTAATTTCATCTTTTTTCGTAATTTTATTTTATGTTTTGTGTAAAATAAATTAATAATAATTGTGAATTATATAATTACGGTAGTTTTGAAGCTGTGATTTACAATTCGTTTAAAAAATGCATGAAAACCCGTTTTTTTCACTACAAAGTCACTACTTTTTTTTAAACAATAAAATATTTAATTAATTGAAAATCAGTATTTAAAAATCAATAATAGAGCATGTTTAACTACATTTTAATTGTTTAAAAAACAGTCCCTCATTAAACCCTATAATTTTTATATTAATTTTACATTATCGAAATCGAAATAGTAATTAAACACCATAGATTACTATATGTTCAGATTTTGTTAGAAACATTTATAAATAACCAAAAAACCAAAATCATGGTAAAAATGAAAAAAAGTATGTATTGCATTCTAATGTTATGCAGCATCCTATTTATTATGCCAAGTGTAGTTGCCCAAACTACCGTTAAAAATGTCTCGGGCACTGTCATAGATCAAAAAGGAGACCCCCTAATTGGAGCAAGTGTGGGAATCAAAGGTACCAATATTGGTACCATTACCGATCTAAATGGAGCGTTTATTTTACCGGTATCAACGGTAAAATCTCCTATAATAGTCGTATCTTTTATCGGCTATCGCTCAAAAGAAGTTACTCCAAACGGACAGAAACTTCAAATTACACTTACAGAGGATTCCAATCAGTTAAAAGAGGTTGTAGTTCAGGTAGGTTATGGTACTGTTAAGAAAAAAGATGCCACAGGAGCCGTAACCGTATTGGGAACTAAAGACTTTAACAAAGGGCCTGTTACTTCTGCAGATCAGATGATACAAGGTAAAGTAGCCGGTTTACAAATTGTAAATGGTGGTGGTTCTCCTGGTGAGGGCGCAACTATTAGAATTAGAAGTGGATCTTCTTTAAATGCTAATAATGATCCTTTGTATGTTATTGATGGAGTTCCAGTAGCAGCAGGAGGAATTAACGGTGGTAGAAATCCATTAACGACTATTAACCAGAATAACATTGAATCTATCACTGTTTTAAAAGATGCATCGGCAACCGCTATTTATGGTTCAAGAGCATCAAACGGGGTAATCATCATTACTACCAAAAAAGGTAAAGCAGGGGATTTACAAGTAAGCTATAATGGGAATTTTCAAGTTTCTGAAGTTACCAAAACAGTTGACGTGTTAACTGCAAATCAATTTAGAAATTTCGTTACTGCTAATGGTACTACAGAACAACAAGCTTTGTTAGGTGCTGCAAATACTGATTGGCAAAAAGAGATTTACAGAACGGCTTTAGGTACAGATCATAACATTGCTGTAAGTGGTGGTTCTGATAACATTACTTACAGAGCTTCTGTTGGATATGCTAATTTAGATGGTATCTTGTTAAGAGATAATTTACAAAGAACTACACTTTCTGCTACATTAGTTGGAGATTTCTTTGACAAACATTTAAAAGTACAAATCAATAGTAATACCTCTTACTTGAAAAACAATTATAGTAATAGAGGTGCAATTGGAGCTGCTATACAATTTGATCCTACGCAATCGATTAAGAATGCTGATGGAACTTACTTTCAGTGGATGACAAATCCAACACAATTCAATCAATTGGCAGGTAGAAATCCATTATCCTTAATCAATCAACAAAATAATTATGGTTCTTCTTTTAGAAGTATTGGTAATATTCAATTTGATTATAAATTACACTTTTTGCCAGAATTGAAAGCGGTTGCTAATTTTGGTATTGATGAATTGAGTGGTAGATCTTTCGGTAATACTAATTCGGATTATTTATTTGGTTTGCCTGGTTCAGGATTTAACAATACGTATGAAAATACTGGTACCAGAAACAACAAGTTGATGGATTTGTTTTTGAATTACAACAAGAAAATTGATGCCATCGATACACAACTAGATGTAACTGGTGGTTATACCTATCAAGATTTTAGAGATTTTAATGATGGTACTTCCTTTGTTTTTGAAAACAATCAAGTAAATCCAGGTGTTCCAAATGCAACAAGAGTTAATTTGCAATCATTTTTTGCTAGAGCTAATTTTACAATTGCTGACAAGTATTTAATTACAGCTTCATTTAGAAGAGATGGTACTTCAAGATTTACTGAAGAGAATCGTTGGGGTAACTTCCCAGCTGTAGCAGTGGCTTGGAAAATTAATGATGAGAATTTCTTAAAAGATGTGGAGAGTGTTTCTACTCTTAAATTAAGAGCGGGTTGGGGAGTTACTGGACAACAAGATATAGGGGTTCAATATCCATCAATTCCATTGTATTTGGTTTCAAATTCACAAGCTAAATATCAGTTTGGTAATATCTATTACAATACTTATAGACCACAACCATACAATAGTAATTTGAAATGGGAAGAAACTACAACAATAAATGCAGGTATCGATTTTGGATTCTTAAATAACAGAATCAAAGGTACTGTAGATGTGTATCAAAGAGATACTAAAGACTTGTTGTTGTTTACTGCTAATCCACCTTTCTTTGGATTTTCAAATGCTGATAATTATAACATTGGTACTATTAGAAATCAAGGTATCGAGATTTCTGGAGATGTAATTCCAGTTAAAACCGATAACTTAGAGTGGAGTATTGGAGGAAATATTACTTTCCAAAATTCTAAAATTACAGCATTAACTACTGCTCAAGATAATACTCCAGGTATTAATGTTGGAGGTTATGCAGGAGGTACAGGAAATACGATTCAAAATCACCAAGTAGGATATGCTCCAAGTTCATTCTATGTATATGAGCAAGCTTATGGAGCAGATGGAAAGCCTTTAGACGGGGTGTATATTGACAGAAATAAAGATGGAATCGTAAATGAACAAGACAAGTACCGTTTCCACAAACCAGCAGCTGATGTATTCTACGGGTTTAACACGGCAGTTACTTATAAAAATTGGGATTTTGCGGCTGCTTTCAGAGGATCATGGGGTAATTTCAATTACAATAACGTAGATTCTAATAATGGTTCATTCCAAAACATTTTGATTAGAGATACGGATTTGTCGAACGGCGTTCAAAATATTTTAGAAACTGGATTTACAACTCAAGATACGAAACGATATGAGTCTGATTACTACATTCAAGACGCTTCTTTCTTGAGATTGGACAATGTTAGTATTGGATATACTTTTAATCAAAAACCAGATTCAAATTCTTTAGTAAAATTAACTTTTGCTGCTCAAAACGTATTCTTAATTACGGACTATAAAGGACTTGATCCAGAAATTTCTGGAGGTATTGACAATAATTTATACCCGAGACCAATAACTTTCACGTTAGGTTTAAACGTTAATTTCTAATGCAAATAACAAGAAAAATGAAAAAGACACACATTAAATTATTGGGTATTTCTTTGTTACTGTTGGTGATGTTATTCCCATCGTGTACCAATGATTTGGACCAAGCTCCAGAAAATACTGCTGCTGTTCCTGGAGATGAATTTTTTAAAGATCCAGCTTCCTATAAACAATTCTTAGCTAAGTTGTATGCTGGTTTTGCTACTTCAGGTCAATCAGGGCCTGCTGGTTCTCCTGATATTTCAGGAATAGATGAAGGTGCTAGCCAATATATTAGAGGTTTTTGGATGATGCAAGAGCTTACCACAGATGAAGCAATTATTGCATGGAATGACGGAACAATCAAAGATTTTCACTATCAAACATGGACTTCTTTAGATACATTTATTGCTGCTACTTTTGCTCGTTTCTCTTTTCAGATTGTTAACTGTAATGAGTTTTTAAGACAAACGACAGATGAAAAGTTAAATGGAAAAGGACTAGATGCTGCAACTCTAGCAGAAATTAAAACCTACAGAGCTGAAGCACGTTTCTTAAGAGCGTTGACATACTGGCACTTAGTTGATACTTTTGGTGGTGGTTCAATTGTAACGGAAACATCTCCAAGTACATTCTATTATCCTGAATACGCTTCAAGAGCGGAGATTTATAAGTTCATTGACGATGAGTTGACTGCTTTGACGCCAGAATTAAAGACTCCAAAAACTAATGAGTTGTATAGAGTAGATCAGGCTGCAGCTTGGATGTTGCAAGCTAAATTGTATATGAATGCAAAAGTGTATACTGGAACTGATAATTATGTAGGTGCATTACCATTAATTAACAAAGTAATAACTTCTGGGTATGCTATTCATAACAATTATAAAGATTTGTTCTTAGCTGATAACAATTCAAATGGAGCTCAAAATGAGTTTATTTTTGCTGTTGCTTTTGATGGTCTTAATACTCAAACTTATGGTGGAACAACATTCTTGGTTCACGCTCCAGTTGGTGGTGATATGAAAGCTTCAGAATTTGGTATCAACGGAGGTTGGGCCGGTATTAGAACTACTTCTGCATTTGTTGATAAATTCCCTACGGGTTCAACTGATGTACGTGGAAACTTCTTTACACAAGGTCAATCAAAAGAGATTAAAAATGTGGGAAGCTTTTCAGATGGTTATGCTATTCAAAAATTCAGAAATGTTACAAAAGCAGGTGTTCAAGGATCTGATAAATCTGGAAATTTTGCTGATACGGATTTCCCTATCTTTCGTTTAGCTGATGCTTATCTAATGTATGCCGAATGTGTTGCTAGAGGTGCTGGTGGTAATGTGGCTACTGCAGTAGGTTATGTTAATGCGCTAAGAACTCGTGCTCAAACAACAACTATTTCTGCAGGAGATCTTACTTTAGATTTTATCCTTGACGAAAGAGCAAAAGAATTACACTGGGAGGGACACCGTAGAACTGATTTAATTCGTTTCGGTAAATTTACGGGTGGTTCTTACTTATGGCCTTGGAAAGGTAATGTAGCTGGAGGCTCTCCAACACAATCTTTCAGAGATTTATTCCCTATTCCAGCAACAGCTTTAGTTGCTAACAACAAATTGAAACAAAACCCTGGATACTAATTAAAAAAAACCGATACAATGAAAAATATAAAAAGATCATTAATTGCATTGTTTGCAATGTTAGCTATATCATGTAACGTTGAAGATGTACAAGATAGACCTGTAATTGAAGGAGTTGATTCTCCTGTGTTGACTGCTCCAACCTCAGGTGCAGCCTATGTTTTAAAACCTGAAAATGCTACAGCTCAAGCTGAACGTTTTACATGGAAATCTGCTAACTTTTCTGGGGATGTTCAGATAACATACTCTGTAGAGATTGATAAAAAAGGGAATGAATTCAAAACTCCTCAAGTAATAGGATCTGTTGTTTCTGAAAATCAGGTTTCTGTGACTGTAGAGACTATGAATAAGGCTGCATTAGCATTAAAAGCGACTCCTTTTGCCCCTGCTGAATTTGAAGCAAGAGTTAGTGCTGTAACTGGTAATATGGCTCCAATGTATTCTAATGTGATTGGAATTGTTTTAACTCCATACACTACTGAAAATCCTAAATTGTGGGTTCCAGGCGGTTATGCAGAAGCTTCAGGATATCCAAAAGATTGGGATCCAGCTTCTTCTCCACAATTATCTGCTTCAGGATTTGGAAAAGTTGATTTTGAAGGGTATGTTAATTTTGCTGGTGCTGGTGAATTTAAATTTACAAGCTTCCCAGAGTGGAAAGGTGAATTTGGTGCAGGTGCTACTGCTGGAACTTTAGATCCAAAAGGTGCTAACTTGAAAATGACTGCCGCTGGATATTACAGAATAGAGGTTGATACAGAGAAGTTAACTTACAAAACCACTGCAACTTCATGGGGAATTGTTGGAGATGCTACTTCTGGTTCATGGGATAATAGTACTGCTATGACTTATGATCCTGCAGCTAAAGTTTGGAAAATTACTGCAGCTTTAGTTGGTGGTAAAGAAATGAAATTTAGAGCCAATAACAATTGGGATGTAAACATGGGTGATACAGGTGCAAATGGAAGTTTAGAATACGGTGGTGATAATATTAAAGTTGCCGCAGCTGGAAACTATACTATTACTCTTGACTTGAGTTCACCAAGAAACTACAAATACACAATCACTAAAAACTAATTTAGTGATAGTTTTAAGAAAAGGGTTGTCTCTATGGCAACCCTTTTTTTCATTAATTTTTTATAAATTCAAATAGGATGAGAAAAATTTTACTTTTAGGGATTCTTTTATGGGGGTGTATTGTTTTTGGACAACAACAAACAGTTACTCATACCATTGCTCCCGCTACTTTTGAAGAAGCCACTTCAATAACAATTACTGTTAATGGGTCTAGCATTAATGAGGCAACCTGGGGAGTAACAGGGAATGCTCTGTATATGTGGGCATGGTCCTATGATATCAATGATACGAATGAAAGTGATTGTCCAACCAATGGAACTTGGGCGAGTTCTAACGAAGCAAATCGTTTTACTTACGATTCAGCATCGGATACTTATACTATGACTTTTGTTCCTAGTACATTTTTTAATCGAGTTGGGTTAGGGAGGTTTGGTTTTTTGATTAAAGCTAAAGACGGAACTGGCGACAAAAAATCACAAAATATTTTGACTGAAGTTGGTTCTTTTCAAGTTACATTGAATACGCCAGCTCAAAACAGTACTACTATTTTAGCCTCTGGAGGGAGTCTGAATATAACAGCATCAAATACCAATGGTGTTGCGAATTACAATTTGAAATCCAATGGGGTTTCTATCAATACTGATGCGGCTACAGCTAGTTATGCTTTTAATCATACCAATATTACAGGTAATCAAAATTATGAATTAGAAGTAACTCAAGGAACAACTACTATTGTTAAAAAGTTCACTGCTGTTGTGAGTCCAACTGTTGTTTCTGAAACGATTCCAGCTGGTTTAGTAGATGGAATCAATTATAATCCGAATGATGCTACTAAAGCTACTTTGGTATTAGATGCGCCGTTAAAAGATTTTGTATATGTAGCAGGAAGTTTTAACAATTGGCAACCTACTGCAGCTTATGCTATGAAAAAAGATGCTACGGCAGGATCTACTAAATTTTGGTTAGAACTAACAGGACTAACAGCAGGAACTAATTATACTTATCAATATTGGGTGGTGGATCAAACGCCTTTGGCGGGTTCTCCAAGTTTGGTCAAAACAGCCGACCCCTACTCTACTCTGGTTTTATCGCCTTTTGATGATCCTGCAATTCCGGCTGCATCCTATCCTGACTTACCGTCTTACCCAACAGGGCAGGAACGTGAAGTCACTGTTTTACAAACGGGGCAAACCCCTTACTCATGGAGTGCTGCGACCACTAATTTTGTAAAACCGGATAAAGAAAAACTGGTAGTTTATGAAGTTTTGGTAAGAGATTTTGATGCTAAAAGAAACTATCAAAGTTTAATTGACAAAATTGATTATTTCAAAAACCTGAAAATAAACGCGATTTATTTAATGCCGGTAATGGAATTTGAAGGCAATGAAAGTTGGGGTTACAACACTTCTTTCCACTTGGCTTTGGACAAATTTTATGGAACATCCGAAAAATTAAAAGAACTCATTGATAAATGCCATCAAAACGGTATTGCAGTAATTTTGGATGTCGCTTTGAATCATGCTTTTGGTCGAAATCCAATGGTACGCATGTGGATGAATGATGCTGATGGCGATGGTTGGGGAA from Flavobacterium nitratireducens includes:
- a CDS encoding SusC/RagA family TonB-linked outer membrane protein; protein product: MKKSMYCILMLCSILFIMPSVVAQTTVKNVSGTVIDQKGDPLIGASVGIKGTNIGTITDLNGAFILPVSTVKSPIIVVSFIGYRSKEVTPNGQKLQITLTEDSNQLKEVVVQVGYGTVKKKDATGAVTVLGTKDFNKGPVTSADQMIQGKVAGLQIVNGGGSPGEGATIRIRSGSSLNANNDPLYVIDGVPVAAGGINGGRNPLTTINQNNIESITVLKDASATAIYGSRASNGVIIITTKKGKAGDLQVSYNGNFQVSEVTKTVDVLTANQFRNFVTANGTTEQQALLGAANTDWQKEIYRTALGTDHNIAVSGGSDNITYRASVGYANLDGILLRDNLQRTTLSATLVGDFFDKHLKVQINSNTSYLKNNYSNRGAIGAAIQFDPTQSIKNADGTYFQWMTNPTQFNQLAGRNPLSLINQQNNYGSSFRSIGNIQFDYKLHFLPELKAVANFGIDELSGRSFGNTNSDYLFGLPGSGFNNTYENTGTRNNKLMDLFLNYNKKIDAIDTQLDVTGGYTYQDFRDFNDGTSFVFENNQVNPGVPNATRVNLQSFFARANFTIADKYLITASFRRDGTSRFTEENRWGNFPAVAVAWKINDENFLKDVESVSTLKLRAGWGVTGQQDIGVQYPSIPLYLVSNSQAKYQFGNIYYNTYRPQPYNSNLKWEETTTINAGIDFGFLNNRIKGTVDVYQRDTKDLLLFTANPPFFGFSNADNYNIGTIRNQGIEISGDVIPVKTDNLEWSIGGNITFQNSKITALTTAQDNTPGINVGGYAGGTGNTIQNHQVGYAPSSFYVYEQAYGADGKPLDGVYIDRNKDGIVNEQDKYRFHKPAADVFYGFNTAVTYKNWDFAAAFRGSWGNFNYNNVDSNNGSFQNILIRDTDLSNGVQNILETGFTTQDTKRYESDYYIQDASFLRLDNVSIGYTFNQKPDSNSLVKLTFAAQNVFLITDYKGLDPEISGGIDNNLYPRPITFTLGLNVNF
- a CDS encoding lipid A deacylase LpxR family protein, translated to MRLNRFLFISFFLLLSIRLTGQNATVELGLITDNDLYTSSKNDQYYTNGLQLFYRYLSKKENPALIKKINEFRIGQFMYMPRKIYVDEEEKVDRPFAGYLFGEYGNSLFYTNQSVLKKYVQIGFIGPNSYADRVQSGTHKLFHYTSFEEWDYQIKNDLGIQLYGIYSKPILHSIQNNTFDFNWQSEAKIGTVFNSLSTTVVARIGFKKLLPISDSNFYGASISRGKSLNETEFYFYMVPSFNVQFYDATIQGGLFNNDSPVTFDIKPFRFNGEAGLRYRKNNWNLSYAFVYRGKEVKFHRNIGYFYGSIMLSYLF
- a CDS encoding SusE domain-containing protein, with the protein product MKNIKRSLIALFAMLAISCNVEDVQDRPVIEGVDSPVLTAPTSGAAYVLKPENATAQAERFTWKSANFSGDVQITYSVEIDKKGNEFKTPQVIGSVVSENQVSVTVETMNKAALALKATPFAPAEFEARVSAVTGNMAPMYSNVIGIVLTPYTTENPKLWVPGGYAEASGYPKDWDPASSPQLSASGFGKVDFEGYVNFAGAGEFKFTSFPEWKGEFGAGATAGTLDPKGANLKMTAAGYYRIEVDTEKLTYKTTATSWGIVGDATSGSWDNSTAMTYDPAAKVWKITAALVGGKEMKFRANNNWDVNMGDTGANGSLEYGGDNIKVAAAGNYTITLDLSSPRNYKYTITKN
- a CDS encoding RagB/SusD family nutrient uptake outer membrane protein — protein: MKKTHIKLLGISLLLLVMLFPSCTNDLDQAPENTAAVPGDEFFKDPASYKQFLAKLYAGFATSGQSGPAGSPDISGIDEGASQYIRGFWMMQELTTDEAIIAWNDGTIKDFHYQTWTSLDTFIAATFARFSFQIVNCNEFLRQTTDEKLNGKGLDAATLAEIKTYRAEARFLRALTYWHLVDTFGGGSIVTETSPSTFYYPEYASRAEIYKFIDDELTALTPELKTPKTNELYRVDQAAAWMLQAKLYMNAKVYTGTDNYVGALPLINKVITSGYAIHNNYKDLFLADNNSNGAQNEFIFAVAFDGLNTQTYGGTTFLVHAPVGGDMKASEFGINGGWAGIRTTSAFVDKFPTGSTDVRGNFFTQGQSKEIKNVGSFSDGYAIQKFRNVTKAGVQGSDKSGNFADTDFPIFRLADAYLMYAECVARGAGGNVATAVGYVNALRTRAQTTTISAGDLTLDFILDERAKELHWEGHRRTDLIRFGKFTGGSYLWPWKGNVAGGSPTQSFRDLFPIPATALVANNKLKQNPGY
- a CDS encoding glycoside hydrolase family 97 protein is translated as MKKFFLLTLLCVAFNSVVAQQLKSPNQKLQMEFSLQSDGTPSYSLNYKGKVVIKPSKLGLELKNDSKSLLNDFTIVDSKTTTFDETWKPVWGEVASIRNHYNELAVTLNQKATNRQIIIRFRLFNEGLGFRYEFPLQKNLTYFVIKEERSQFAMNGDHTAFWIPGDYDTQEYDYTTSKLSEIRSLTQKATTENVSQQSFSPTGVQTALMMKTADGLYINLHEAALINYSCMHLNLDDKNMVFESWLTPDAKGDKGYMQAPCKTPWRTVMVSDDAREILASKMTLNLNDPCKIEDTSWIKPVKYIGVWWEMITGKSTWAYTDEYPTVELGVTDFSKAKPNGKHGANTANVKKHIDFAAANGFDAVLVEGWNEGWEDWFGHSKDYVFDFVTPYPDFDVKGIHEYAKSKGIKMIMHHETSGSTRNYERHMDKAYQFMKDNGYDAVKSGYVGPILPRGENHYNQWIVNHYQYAVEKAADYKIMVNAHEAIRPTGICRTYPNLIGNESARGTEYQAFGGSKPNHVTILPFTRLIGGPMDYTPGIFEMDISKLNPENTSHINSTLANQLALYLTMYSPLQMAGDLLENYNRFPDAFQFIKDVAVDWSDSRYLEAEPGEYITVARKAKGTNNWFVGNVNGETARTSTISFDFLEKGKKYEATIYADAKNAHYKTNPQAYTIRKMNVTNKTKLSQLSVPAGGYAISIIEKSN